The Aureimonas populi genome includes the window TTGATGCGGGTGGCGATTGGGCGATCCGTTTCCCACCGCATGAAGGGATCAAGTTCAATGCGGTCATGCGCGGGTCCTGCTGGGTGCAGGTCGAGGGAGAATCCGAAGCGCAGAGGATCGAGGCCGGCGACTGCTTCCTCCTGACGCGCGGCCGTCCCTTCAAGTTCGCGACCGATCTCGCGCTGCCGGCGATAGAGTCCCCTACGATCTACGACGGGGCGGTGGACGGTATCGCCACCTGCAATGGTGGCGGCGACTTCTTTCTGATCGGCGGCCGGTTTTCTTTCGAGGGCGACCATGCGCCCCTGCTGTTCGACGCCTTGCCGGCCGTCCTTCATGTTCAGGATGCTTCCGCCCAGGCGGCCGTCCTGCGCTGGGCGCTTGAACAACTCGCCGACGAACTCAAGACGCGACCACCGGGCGGCGCGTTGATGGCGGAGCATCTTTCGCAGATCATGCTGTTGCAGGTGCTCCGCTTGTGGCTTGCATCCGAAGCCGCGAAAGCGCCCGGCTGGCTGGGCGCATTGTCGGACCCACGCCTTTCGCGCGCTATCGGAGCGATGCATGCCGATCCGGGCCGGAAGTGGTCTGTTGCTGAACTCGCTGGCCTCGCAGGTATGTCGAGAACCAGCTTTGCCGAGCGCTTCCGCAACGTGGTCGGGAGGCCGCCGCTCGAATATCTCATCCACTGGCGCATGAGAGTGGCGGCCGACCGATTGCGGCGAACGGACGAACGCGTTTCTGCGATCGCCCTGTCGGTGGGCTACGAATCCGAAGCGGCGTTCAGCACCACCTTCCGCCGCATCATCGGAACCTCGCCCGGACGCAATAGATGAGTAGACCATGAATCCAAAACTAGACCGTTTCGTCATGATGTCATCGGGCAGCATTGGCCGAGATCGGCCCGTTTTCGCGTGACGATGATCGTCGCTGTCGTCAGCAGAAGGGCCAGAAACGCCACGCCGCCGGCAAGTGCGGGGACGCCCGCCATCGGCAGCCCTCGTGTCAGCGCGAAGGCACCTAACCCGGCTCCCATAGCATTGCCGAGGTTGAACGCGGCGATGTTGAGCGTCGCGGCCAGATTGGGTGCGGCTTCCGCGCGAGCGACCGCCTCGGCCTGGAGGATGGCGCAGACCGCAAAGGCGACGATTCCCCAAACGACCACGGCGGTTGTCGCCAGCAGGGGCACGGCTCCAATAAACCCGAAGCCAATGAGGACAAGGGCAACGGCCGCGAGAATGCCGGCGAGCGATGGCAGGGCACGCCAGTCCGCAAGCCGCGCGCCGATGAAGTTGCCCAGCGTCAGGCCGATGCCGCAAACGAGCAGCACGCCGCTGACATAAGAAGGTTCGACCCCCGAAACGTCCGTGAGGATCGGCGTGATATAGGTGAAGAAGGTGAACATGCTGGTCGAGGCGACGACGCTGATCCCGAGCGTCAGCCAGACGGGCAACGCCCGCAACGCCCGTAGTTCTGCGCGCAGATTACGACGCTGTTCATTGCCTTTGGGTAGCCAGAACATAAGACCGGCGAAGGCAACAAGGCCCGCTACCGTCACCGCCCAAAAAGTTGTCCTCCACCCTGCCGCCTGACCGAGCAAGGTGCCGAACGGGACGCCCAGTACGGTTGCCAAGGTCAGCCCGCCGATCATCAGGGCTATCGCCTGCGCCCTTTTTTCAGGCGGGACCAGACCCGCTGCGATCACTGACCCCACGCCGAGAAAGGCCGCGTGGCAGAATGCCGTGACGATACGCGCCGCCATCAGCCAGCCATAACCTGGCGCAAGCGCGCAGGCGGCGTTCCCCATGATGAACAGACCAAGGAGCAGGAACAGGGCACGGCGGCTCGGCAAGCGCGCAGTGAGCCGCGCGAGCAAGGGGCCGCCGAAGGCGACACCGAGTGCATAGCCCGAGACGAGCAGCCCTGCTGCCGGGATGCCAACGCCGAGATCGCGCGCTACGTCCGGTAATAGGCCCATGATGACGAACTCGGTCGTGCCGATGCCGAAAGCGGCGAGCGCCAGTGCTGCCAGTGGCTTTGTCGCCGTCCTATCCATAGACCGCGTTCCTGATCTCTGTCGGAAACGCGCCGGACATGCCTTCAAAGGCGGTGTTGGTGAGCGCGACGACGGACAGCCCGTTCGCGCGGTCGATGAACCAGCTGTGGCCGTAGGCTCCTCCCCATTGCAGCGTGCCCGGCGCTTGCGGCGTGCCGGTCGGCGCGGGATCGACCAGCACGGCCCATCCATAGCCGAAGCCCCAGCCCGGTCCCTGTGTCTCGGCGTGGGTGCCGACATGATCGGCGGCCATCGTTTCGACCGTCCTCGAGTTAAGGATTGGTGAGCCGCCGGTGCGGATCGTTTCGAGAAAGCGCAAAACGTCGTCCGCCGTGCCTGCCATGCCGGCGCCGCCCGATGGATAGGATTTGGCATCGAGGATGCGGGACTGAGCGAAGCACGCGGCCGTGCCGAAAATCGGCACCTGCATTCCGTCCGTCATCAGCACCGGCTCGGGATCACCGTCCGCATAGGCGGCGGCCAGGCGTGACGTATCCTGGACGGCAAAGTCCGTATCCGCGAGGCCAAGTAGGACCGACACCTTCTCACGAACGATCTCGGCGAGGCTCCGGCTTTCCAGCTTCTCCAATATGCCGCCGAGCACGTCGAGGCCGAGGGAGTATTGCCAGCCGGTTCCGGGGGCGAACGCCAGCGACGCCGCCCCAAGGCGCGACAGGTTTTCCTGAAATGACAGGCCCGGCTGATCGAGGCCGTCCGAGACATTCAGCTTGTGATAGGGACCATCTGCCGGCTCCAGAAAGCTGTAGCCGAGGCCGGACGTATGGGTGAGCAGATGATGGACCGCGATCTCCGGCGTCGATCCATCAGGCAGAGCGGGACGGAAATCCGGCAGCCATTGCGTCACCGGCGCATGAAGATCTAGCCGGCCTTCCTCGACAAACCGCATAGCCGCCGCCGTCACGATGGGTTTGGTGATGGAAGCAAGCCGGAAGATCGCATCTTCGCGCATCGGGGTTCGGGTTTCGCGATCTGAGTAGCCGGCGGCGAGGCGATGGATAACCTCACCGTCATGGGCAACGAGCACGACGGCACCGACGATGCGCTTCTCAGCGATCGCCTTCTCAATGGCGGCGTCGATGCGGACGGGCGCCTGGGAAAAATCGGGGAGACTCATGCGGGTCAGTCCTCTATAATCACAATGATCATTCCTGAATAACCCGCTCGGAAGGATATTTCCAGAGTGACCGTTGTGAAAAATAGCAAAATTGCTGCCCGCCCACGCGGCCGGCCCCGCGCTTTTGACCGTGACGAAGTGTTGGAGAAGGCTGCGGAAACCTTCTGGCGGCTGGGATACGAGGGCGCATCCATCGCCGATCTCACGGCGGCTATGGGGATCACGCCGCAAAGCCTTTATGCGGCCTTCACGTCGAAGGCCGATCTCTATCGCGAGGCGCTGGCCTGGTATCAGGCCCATATCGGAGCCTCGACAGCACGCGCGCTCGAAGAGAATGACGTGGTGGCGGGATTGACGCGTGTGCTCCGGGAATCCGCGCGGGAGTTCACAAAACCCGGCCGTCCGCATGGCTGCATGGTCTCGACCGCCGTGCTGACCTGCGCCATCGAGAACGAGCCGGTTGCCCGGCATGTGTCCGGCCTGCGTGACCGCACTCTTGACGCCATAAAGGCAAGGATCAAACGCGGAGTTGCGGAAGGACAGTTGCGACCTGAGACGGATGCCGAGGCGCTTGCACGCTTTGTCGGCGCGATGATCCAGGGCATGTCGGTGCAGGCGCGGGACGGCGCGAACGAGGCAGCGTTGCTCCAACTGACGAAGTATGCGGTCGCGGAGATCGAGCGTCAGCGCGTGTGATACGAGTGGATCATGGTGGTTTGCTCGCTCCCGTCCAACTCGCCCCACTATCTGGCGCGGGATGGCAGGCCAACGACGCCAACAGACCTTGAAGGCATCCGCGTGATTTAGCGGCACATGTTGTTTAGCTGAAGGCACTCATGCCTCATCGAAATCCGCCCGAAGCGACGATCCCTTCGCCGGTGATCCAGGCAGCAGCATCGGAAGCGAGGAAGACAGCCACCTTGCCGATATCAGCAGGCTGGCCAAAGCGCCCGGGCGGCGTGGCAGCGACGATCCGCCGTTCGGCTTCCCCGCCAACGACACCGTTGGCACGCGTGCCCTCAGTCTCAACGCCACCCGGCGCGATGGTGTTGACCCGAATACCGCGCGGCCCCAACTCAACGGCCACGCTGCGCGTCACCGCGTCGAGGGCCGCTTTCGTAGCGGAGTAGATCGCCGAATTAGTTTCTGGATTGGCGCTGGCCGTCGAGCCGATGTTGATAATCGACCCTCCCGACGCCGGAAAATGCTTCGCCGCCTCTTGCGCGACGAGGATCGCACCGAGCACGTTGACGTCGAACTGGCGATGGAATTCGGCCTCGACGATCTCTTCCAAAGGCTGAAAAGAAAACACGCCGGCGTTATTCACAATGATGTCGGGTGGTCCGAAAGCGGAGACGGTTTCCGCGAACAGCCGTTCTACCTCGGCGCGTTTCGAGATGTCGGCGCGGATGGCGACTGCCCGGCCGTCCGCAGACGTGATCTCCCCGGCAACACGCTCCGCATCCGGCCCGCTTCCCGCATAGTTGACGACGACAGCCGCGCCAGCCGCTGCCAAGGCCCGCGCGATGCCCGAGCCAATCCCTTTCGAAGCCCCGGTGACAATGGCGATCCTGTTTTGAAGTTCAGTCATTCTGTCCTAACACCAGTTCGATGACAATCTTGCCGAAGGGGCCGCGGTCGAGTTGATCGAGCGCGGCCGGCAGTTCGGCGAGGGGATGGATCGTATCGATGACCGGCTTGATCCCCGCATGATCGACCGCCGCGACCAGATCCGCCAACGCACGGCGATGCCCGACACCGATGCCGTGGACCGTGACGTTCTTGAGCATCAAAGGACCGGCGGGAGCCGCAATGTCGAAGCCTTCGAAAACGCCGATCTGGTGAATGTGCCCGCCAATGGCCGCGGCCTGAACGGCCTTAGCGACATGCGGCCCGCCAACCAGTTCGACAATATGATCCACACCGCGATCTCCCGTGATGCGCCATACCGCTTCCACCCAGTCTACGCTGGTGCGGTCTATGCCGTGATCGGCCCCGAGCGTTTTCGCACGCTCAAGTTTGTCGGTGCTGCCCGAAACGACGAGCACTTGCGCTCCATGCGCCTTGGCGATCTGGAGACCGAACAGAGCCACCCCGCCGGTGCCTTCGACCAGAACCGATTGACCCGCATGGAGCTTCCCCTTCTCGATCAATGCGAACCACGCGGTCAGGCCCGCGCAGGGCAAGGTGCTGGCTTCGGCATCGGAAAGGGTTTCCGGAGCGCGGACGAGCCATTCCTGTGAAAAGGCGACGTATTCCGCGAGCACACCGGGATAGGTGCCGCCAAGGGTGCGATAGGGTGGAGTGCGCGCATCACCCAGCGGCGCACCGTCAATCCAGCCCGGCGCGAAGGTCGAGATCACACGATCGCCGGTCTGGAACCGGGTAACGTTCTCGCCCAAGGCCACCACCGTTCCAGCGAGATCGGAGCCCGGTGTGAACGGGAAGGTCAGCGGCAAAGCCATGCTGCCATCGATGACCAGCTTGTCCCGATAATTGAGTGCCGCCGCCGTCACCTTCACCAGGACTTCGCCCGGCCCGGGCTTGGGAACCGGCACTTCCCTCAATTCCAGCGTGTTCTGACCAGTCTCATCCATCTCCCAACGCCGCATCGTCTCTGTCATCGCTCGTTCCTCATGTGTTTTGAAGGAGTCGAGGCAACGTACCGTTGAACACATGATGCCAGCGGGGATATATGATCCTCATATTGGTTCCCTATGGATGACAATGAATGAGCGATTCGCTCGGTGGCGTGGATGTCTTCGTGGCAGCGGTGGAAAGCGGCAGCTTCGCCGCTGCCGCCGAGCGACTGCATCTCACGCGATCGGCTGTCGCCAAGACAATCGCGCGCATCGAGGCGCGGCTGAAAGTACGGCTGTTTCACCGTACGACGCGCAGTCAAAACCTGACGGAAGATGGACAGGTCTATTACGAGCGATGCGTGCGAGCGCTTGAGGAACTGCGGGCTGGGGAAGCGGCGCTCGACTCCGGCCGGCGTGAGGCATCGGGACGTCTGCGCGTGTCGATGCCGGTGCTGTTCGGGCGGCGCTGCGTTGCTCCGGTTCTGGCCCGGCTGGCGATGGAGCATCCGAAACTCGAACTCGATCTCTCCTTTTGCGATCGCCCGGTGGATCTGATCGAAGATGGCTTCGACCTTGCCATCCGCAACGGCCTGATTGGGGAAGGCTCGGGGCTGATGACCCGCACGATTGGCCTGCAACGGATGACCGTCTGTGCGGCACCGGATTATCTCGCGGCGCATGGAAGGCCGGATACGCTCGAAGACCTCGCAGTCCATCACGCCATGGTTTATGGCCGGGCGGGACGTATCAAGACATGGCAGTTTCCAGTGGGTGACCGCGAGGTGCGGGAGATGACACCGCCGAGCCGGATACGCTTCGATGATCTCGAAGTCATCGCCGACGCAGCAGAAGCTGGGCACGGTCTTGCCTGGTTGCCGTGCTGGTTGATCCGGGAACAGGTTCGCGGCGGCCGGCTCGTTCCGCTTCTGGAGAACGTGCCGCGCCTTGTGTTCAGGACGCATGCGCTCTGGCCGGAAACGCCGCATCTGCCTCTCCGGGGCCGGTTCGCTATCGACGCGCTTGCGGTGGCGCTGCCCGGCAGCGCCGAGCTGTGACCGCCGCCGGTTTGCGGATGCGAGGTTGCCAGTCGCGGCGCAGTCTCGATTGGCTATCACGCCAACGGCGGGTTGAGCCGGGCAAAACCTTCCTGCCTCCGGTAAGGGAAGTAAGGATAGGGTGCGGTGACGGCGCTGGCTTCGTCCAGCTTTGCCACCTGTTCGGGTGTCAGGTTCCAGCCGACCGCGCCGAGGTTCTGGCGAAGCTGTTCCTCGTTGCGCGCACCGACGATAACCGAGGAAACGGTCGGGCGTTGCAGCAGCCAGTTGAGCGCGACCTGGGGGACCGTCTTGCCGGTTTCCTCCGCAACAGCATCGAGCGCATCGACCACGCGATAGAGATGTTCGTCGTCTACCGGCGGGCCGAAGCTAGCGGTCTCGTGCAGGCGGCTGCTGCTGGGCAGCGGCGTGCCGCGCCGGATCTTGCCGGTCAGACGGCCCCAGCCGAGCGGGCTCCAGACCATCGCGCCAAGGCCCTGATCTGCGCCCAGCGGCATCAGATCCCATTGATAGTCGCGTCCGACCAGCGAATAATAGACCTGATTGGCGACATAGCGCGGCCAGCCGTATCGGTCTGCGACAGCCAGCGACTTCATGATCTGCCAGCCGGAGAAGTTGGACACGCCGACATAGCGAACCTTGCCGGCGCGAACGAGCGTATCGAGCGTGGAAAGCACTTCCTCGACCGGCGTGCCGGCGTCGAAGGCGTGAAGTTGCAAGAGGTCGATGTAGTCGGTCTGGAGGCGGCGCAGCGCATCCTCGACGGCACGGATCAGCCGGAAGCGGGAAGAGCCCGCGTCGTTGGGCCCGTCGCCCATGGGCAGGCTGGTCTTGGTCGAGATCAGCACCGCGTCGCGGCGGCCCTTGATGGCCTCGCCGAGCACTTGTTCGGAAGCACCGTCAGAATAGACGTCGGCGGTGTCGAACAGGTTGACGCCGGCTTCGAGGCAGACGTCGATGAGGCGACGGGCTTCGGTGGCATCGGATGTGCCCCAGTTGCCGAAGAGCGGACCGGAGCCGCCGAACGTGCCCGCGCCGAAGCTGAGGACCGGCACCTTGAGGCCGGATTTGCCGAGCGGTCGATAGTCCATGGAAATGCTCCTTAGTGAATGGGATTACAGGATGGCGTTAGCGCCGCGCGCTTGCTCGCCCGGACGGCGAAGAGCGCGGTGGCGATGGCAAGAAGCGGGAACAGCGCAGCGACGAGCGGCACGAAGGTGAGGCCCGGCCCGTGGTCGATGACCAAGCCGCCGGCCCATGCGCCGATGGCGTTGCCGAGATTGAAGGCCCCGATGTTGAAGCTGGATGCGAGGCTCTGGCCAGCGCCGGCCTTGGACAGCACCCACATCTGCAAGGGTGCGACGGTGGCGAAGCCAGCCGCACCGAGCAGCCCGGTGAAGAGGATGGCGGCAATCTGATTGTTGAATGTGAAAGTCATCAACCCGAGCACGATGGCGAGCACCGTCAGCGTGCCGAGGATTGCGCGGATCAGATTGCGATCGGCGAGCTTGCCGCCCAGCAGGTTGCCCATGACCAATCCACCACCGAAGATGAGCAGGATCGGCGAAACGGCGCTGTCGTCAAAACCGCTGATCTGCGTCAGCATCGGTGCGATGTAGGTGAAGACGGCGAAGACGCCGGCATAGCCGAGCACGGTGGTCAGCAGGCCGAGTAGCACGGGACGGCGGGCAATGGCGCGCAAATCCGCCCGCCAGTCGGAGGCCACGGGCTGCGTCCGGTCCTGCGGCACCAGCGCGGCGAGGACGACGAGCACGACCAACCCCACCAGCGTCACCGCCCAGAAGGTCGCGCGCCAGCCATAGTGCTGGCCGAGCCAGGTGCCGAAGGGCACGCCGAGCACGGTCGCGACCGTCAGGCCGGTGAACATGATGGAAATGGCCGAGGCGCGCTTGTCTTCGGCGACAAGTCCCGTTGCGACGACAGCCCCGACACCGAAGAAGGTGCCGTGCGTCAATGCGGTCAGCACGCGCGCTGCCATCAGCCAGCCATAGGTCGGTGCGAGCGCACAGGCGGCGTTGCCGATGACGAAGATCACCATCAATCCGACCAGCACATGCTTTCGCGGCCAGCGGGCGGTGAGCGCGGTGAGGACCGGCGCGCCGATGGTGACGCCGAGCGCATAGCCGGAGATCAGCAGTCCAGCGGCGGCGATGGTGACGTTCAGTTCCCGGCTGACTTCCAGCAAGAGGCCCATGATGACGAATTCGGTGACGCCGATGCCGAAGGCTCCGGCCGTCAGGGCGTAGAGCGCCAGCGGCATGATGCGGTCTCGATTTTTTCCCAAGCGATTGCCCGAAAGATAGATCGATGCTTCGCGATGAAATAGAATGCACTTGGGAATATCACTTGTGAGATGAAGTCATCATGGCCAGACTTGAGGTGAACCGATCCGGCGAGATGGAGGTGTTCGTGCGCGTGGTCGAGCTTGGCGGCTTCTCGCCCGCCGCACGCGCGGCACGCATCACGCCTTCTGCGGTGAGCAAGCTGATTGCCAGGCTGGAATCCCGTCTGGGCGCAAGGCTGCTCAACCGCTCGACGCGCCAGCTCCAGCTCACGCCCGAAGGCTGCGCCTTCTACGAGCGGGCGACCCGCATCCTTGCCGATCTGGAAGATGCGGAACGCTCGGCAAGCGTCGGCGAGCAGCCGGTCGGCCGCGTGCGGATCAACACCAGCGCCTCCTACGCCAACCATGTCCTCACGCCGCTGCTGCCGGACTTCCTTGCGCTGCATCCGGGCGTCACGCTCGACATTGTGCAAACCGATGCGGTAGTCGATCTGCTTGCCGAGCGGATGGACGTGGCGATCCGGGCGGGACCACTCAAAAGCTCCAGTCTCGTGGCGCGCAAGCTGGGCGAGACGGCGCTGACCATCGTTGCCGCGCCGGCCTATCTCGACCGCTGCGGCGAGCCGCGCACGATTGCCGATCTCGAGCGGCACAATCGCCTCGGCTTCGGCTACGCGCGCGCCGTCGATGGCTGGCCTCTGCGAGAGAATGGCGAAACCGTCGTCGTGCCGGCGACGGGCCGCGTGCAGGCGAGCGATGGCGAGGGCCTGCGGCATATGACGCTCGCCGGTGTCGGTCTCGGCCGCCTTGCTGCCTTCACCGTGCGTCAGGACATTGCCGCCGGGCGGCTTGTGCCGGTTCTCGATGATCTTCAAACGGGCGAAACAGAAGCCTTCCACGCCGTCTATGTTGGTCAGGGTGGCCCGCTGCCCTCGCGCGTCAGGGCGCTGCTCGACTTCCTTGCCGAGAACGGCAGGGTATCGTGACGAACAGACCGCCGCGCGGGCGACGGCATGGCTGTCCTCCAGCATGCGATAGCGGACGATCCTGCCGTCCTTCACCGTGAGGTCGTAGGCGAAGGGGGACCGGATCAGCTTGCCGGTGGCACGGACCACTTACTCCAGATGGCCCAGCACCACGGCCATCTCGTTGTCGGCAAGGATGCGCCGGATTTTCGCGCCACGCGATTCGATCCGCCCAGCCAGTTGGCGAAAGAAGACGGTGACGCCCTTGCGGTAAGTGGGAGAGCGACTACCAAGATCAGGGCTGGAGCAGGATTTTTCCGGGGCTGTGTCCGGTTCGGCTGCGCTCTAATGCCACTGCTGCCTCAGATAGCGGAAGGGTTTCCGCGATCCGTATGTTCAGCACACCTTGCGCGGCCAGTTTCGCGACCTGGTGAAGTTCATCGTCTGGATGCCTGACCCAGGGAATGCTGGCGGCTTGGGAATGCTCGTCGCCCCATGCGGTCACGGCCCCTCCGCCGGCGGGCAGCAGTGTAACAGTGGCCGCAACCGAAGCAGCGCCGCCAACGGCATCCGCGCTGGCCGTGATAGGGCCGAGCTTGCGGATCACCTCCACCATGTCGGCGGTGTAATCGACCGGATGCGCGCCCAATGATCGAAGATAGTCATGGTTGGCTGGGGACGCGGTTCCGATGACGCGCGCGCCGCGTGCGACGGCCACCTGCACGGCGGCGGAGCCGACGCCGCCGGCAGCGCCATGGACCAGCAGGGTGTCATCCTCGGTGATCCCGAGATGATGGACCATGGAATAGCCGGCGACGGCTGATGATGGGAGTCCAGCCGCCTGCTCGATGCTGACGTCCGGCGGCCGGGCGACAATCTGGCGTGTATCCACCGCCAGATATTCCCTGAACGTGCCTGCACGGCTGCCCGAGGTCACAGCCAGACGGGCGCGGCTGTCCACGATCACCGCTTGCCCCACGGCGAAGTTGTTCACACCCTCGCCGACCGCCTCGATAATGCCGGTGCTTGCCCAGCCGGGCGTTCCGGGAAACGGTGCCGGATCGCTTTTGAAGACTCCTGCGACGAGTTTCCAGTCAATCGGATTGACGCCGATCATCTCATTGCGCACGAGCACCTGACCGTGCGCCGGTTCGGGGACGGTCTCGTCCTCCCAGCGCAAAACCTCGGGGCCACCATGTTCGTAGTAGACGATTCGTTTGCTCATGCTGCAAAGGCTACAGTCTCACACCAATGTCAGAGTCAAGCGGGTTTTGACAAAGGTCGCCCGAGGCGTCAGGTGGCCGGGCTGGCGGCAATAATCGCGTCCAGAGCGTTTACCGAGGCACGCAGGGTCGCGATGCGATCAAGGAGGTTCTTTCGCTCCGCAACCAGATCGTCATAGAGGTCCGCACACGACAGGCGCAGTTCCTCGCGATGCTGCATCATACAGGGCAGGATGCGGTCGATCTTTTGCGTACCCAACCCCGCTGCGAGCAGCGACTGAATGCGCTGCACCCTTACCACATCAGGATCGGCATAACGCCGGTAGCCGCTCGCCATCCGCTCGGGGTGCAGCAGGTTTTGTTCCTCGTAATATCGTAGCGACCGGATACTCACCCCGGTTCGCCGCGACAATTCACCGATCCGCATCGCCCGTCCTCATTGCGAGTCAATCTCTCACATCCATGTTAGATAGTAGCGTCATCAGCGTGCCTGCGTCCACCGCTGGCTGTTAACTCCGTGCCTACCCGCTATCATTCCGCCTCGGCGAGGGAAGCGGCAATGGCCGCGATCGAGCGGAAGAGGACGAGCGGATCGTCTTTCGTCCGAACGAAGCCGCGCCTGTCCCAAAACCGAGCCGCGTCCTCATCGACCGCATTGACCATCAGCGCCCGTCCCCCGATCAGGCTCGCCGCCTGGACGCAGCGCTGGAGCGCATGCTTGACGAGACCCGTTCCGATGCCCTGCCCCGTCCAGGCGGTGTCCGACGCAAGTTGACCGAGAAGCAGACAGGGCACGGGGTCCGGCGGTTGCCCGGTGCGGATCGAGCGCGGCAGGACGGACGGCACGACAGCGGTCGGTGCCAGGCCGTAATAGCCGACGACCCGGTTGTCCTCGTGAACGACGAGAACGGCGGTAAAACCCTTCTGCTGGTTCGACAGCGCGCGCGTCTTTAGCCAATGATCGAGCACCGGCTTGCCGCAGGAGAAGTGTGAGACGTCGTGCCCTGCGTTGAGGAGCTCGGGTGCCGATAGAACCACGGGATCAGCGCTTGGCGGCGTAGCCTGGCTCCCAAGGCGCTGGCCGCTTGGCAAGCTCGACCATCTCGGGAACGGTAGCGGCCGGGCCGGACAGCGTCTCCATGAAGTCCGCAAACCCTTCCGGGCTCATACGGATCAGTCCGGCCTCCATGACCACGTCCTCTGCTGCCCGCACGGCAGCGTCGCGCACGAAGTCGGTGCGCGAACGGCCGCGCAGTGCCGCCGCGCGATCGATCATCGCGACGTCGGCCTCTGGCAGACGCATCGAGAGCGGGTATTCCTTGCGGGTAACGGTGGCCATGGCAATTCTCCTTCAGGGAAGCGTATAAACGCTTGTAGCGCCAAACGCAATACGATAGTGTTGCGTTTGATGGAGCTGCTCGTTCCAGCACTGCCCGAGGTCGCTATGTTTCACGCCTACGCGCCCAACGAATCCCATAGGTTATTTCGCTATGCCAGCGTTCGCCACGCTGCGCGAACATGCGACAGGGTGCGCTTCGCCACGCCCTTTGCCGCCCGCGATACGCTCGTGATTCCAGTTGTTTGGACGTCCTGCGGCATGGATGCTCGGGCGCATGAGCAAAACGGCATCCACCACCGAAGCGATGACGCCAAGCGAGCGGGAAGACCTGCTCGACGCGCTGCTGCT containing:
- a CDS encoding AraC family transcriptional regulator, coding for MSDVLSLLRPKSAISAGLDAGGDWAIRFPPHEGIKFNAVMRGSCWVQVEGESEAQRIEAGDCFLLTRGRPFKFATDLALPAIESPTIYDGAVDGIATCNGGGDFFLIGGRFSFEGDHAPLLFDALPAVLHVQDASAQAAVLRWALEQLADELKTRPPGGALMAEHLSQIMLLQVLRLWLASEAAKAPGWLGALSDPRLSRAIGAMHADPGRKWSVAELAGLAGMSRTSFAERFRNVVGRPPLEYLIHWRMRVAADRLRRTDERVSAIALSVGYESEAAFSTTFRRIIGTSPGRNR
- a CDS encoding MFS transporter, whose amino-acid sequence is MDRTATKPLAALALAAFGIGTTEFVIMGLLPDVARDLGVGIPAAGLLVSGYALGVAFGGPLLARLTARLPSRRALFLLLGLFIMGNAACALAPGYGWLMAARIVTAFCHAAFLGVGSVIAAGLVPPEKRAQAIALMIGGLTLATVLGVPFGTLLGQAAGWRTTFWAVTVAGLVAFAGLMFWLPKGNEQRRNLRAELRALRALPVWLTLGISVVASTSMFTFFTYITPILTDVSGVEPSYVSGVLLVCGIGLTLGNFIGARLADWRALPSLAGILAAVALVLIGFGFIGAVPLLATTAVVVWGIVAFAVCAILQAEAVARAEAAPNLAATLNIAAFNLGNAMGAGLGAFALTRGLPMAGVPALAGGVAFLALLLTTATIIVTRKRADLGQCCPMTS
- a CDS encoding serine hydrolase domain-containing protein, whose protein sequence is MSLPDFSQAPVRIDAAIEKAIAEKRIVGAVVLVAHDGEVIHRLAAGYSDRETRTPMREDAIFRLASITKPIVTAAAMRFVEEGRLDLHAPVTQWLPDFRPALPDGSTPEIAVHHLLTHTSGLGYSFLEPADGPYHKLNVSDGLDQPGLSFQENLSRLGAASLAFAPGTGWQYSLGLDVLGGILEKLESRSLAEIVREKVSVLLGLADTDFAVQDTSRLAAAYADGDPEPVLMTDGMQVPIFGTAACFAQSRILDAKSYPSGGAGMAGTADDVLRFLETIRTGGSPILNSRTVETMAADHVGTHAETQGPGWGFGYGWAVLVDPAPTGTPQAPGTLQWGGAYGHSWFIDRANGLSVVALTNTAFEGMSGAFPTEIRNAVYG
- a CDS encoding TetR/AcrR family transcriptional regulator; translation: MTVVKNSKIAARPRGRPRAFDRDEVLEKAAETFWRLGYEGASIADLTAAMGITPQSLYAAFTSKADLYREALAWYQAHIGASTARALEENDVVAGLTRVLRESAREFTKPGRPHGCMVSTAVLTCAIENEPVARHVSGLRDRTLDAIKARIKRGVAEGQLRPETDAEALARFVGAMIQGMSVQARDGANEAALLQLTKYAVAEIERQRV
- a CDS encoding SDR family NAD(P)-dependent oxidoreductase; translated protein: MTELQNRIAIVTGASKGIGSGIARALAAAGAAVVVNYAGSGPDAERVAGEITSADGRAVAIRADISKRAEVERLFAETVSAFGPPDIIVNNAGVFSFQPLEEIVEAEFHRQFDVNVLGAILVAQEAAKHFPASGGSIINIGSTASANPETNSAIYSATKAALDAVTRSVAVELGPRGIRVNTIAPGGVETEGTRANGVVGGEAERRIVAATPPGRFGQPADIGKVAVFLASDAAAWITGEGIVASGGFR
- a CDS encoding zinc-dependent alcohol dehydrogenase family protein, with translation MTETMRRWEMDETGQNTLELREVPVPKPGPGEVLVKVTAAALNYRDKLVIDGSMALPLTFPFTPGSDLAGTVVALGENVTRFQTGDRVISTFAPGWIDGAPLGDARTPPYRTLGGTYPGVLAEYVAFSQEWLVRAPETLSDAEASTLPCAGLTAWFALIEKGKLHAGQSVLVEGTGGVALFGLQIAKAHGAQVLVVSGSTDKLERAKTLGADHGIDRTSVDWVEAVWRITGDRGVDHIVELVGGPHVAKAVQAAAIGGHIHQIGVFEGFDIAAPAGPLMLKNVTVHGIGVGHRRALADLVAAVDHAGIKPVIDTIHPLAELPAALDQLDRGPFGKIVIELVLGQND
- a CDS encoding LysR family transcriptional regulator, which encodes MSDSLGGVDVFVAAVESGSFAAAAERLHLTRSAVAKTIARIEARLKVRLFHRTTRSQNLTEDGQVYYERCVRALEELRAGEAALDSGRREASGRLRVSMPVLFGRRCVAPVLARLAMEHPKLELDLSFCDRPVDLIEDGFDLAIRNGLIGEGSGLMTRTIGLQRMTVCAAPDYLAAHGRPDTLEDLAVHHAMVYGRAGRIKTWQFPVGDREVREMTPPSRIRFDDLEVIADAAEAGHGLAWLPCWLIREQVRGGRLVPLLENVPRLVFRTHALWPETPHLPLRGRFAIDALAVALPGSAEL
- a CDS encoding aldo/keto reductase, giving the protein MDYRPLGKSGLKVPVLSFGAGTFGGSGPLFGNWGTSDATEARRLIDVCLEAGVNLFDTADVYSDGASEQVLGEAIKGRRDAVLISTKTSLPMGDGPNDAGSSRFRLIRAVEDALRRLQTDYIDLLQLHAFDAGTPVEEVLSTLDTLVRAGKVRYVGVSNFSGWQIMKSLAVADRYGWPRYVANQVYYSLVGRDYQWDLMPLGADQGLGAMVWSPLGWGRLTGKIRRGTPLPSSSRLHETASFGPPVDDEHLYRVVDALDAVAEETGKTVPQVALNWLLQRPTVSSVIVGARNEEQLRQNLGAVGWNLTPEQVAKLDEASAVTAPYPYFPYRRQEGFARLNPPLA